In Hippoglossus hippoglossus isolate fHipHip1 chromosome 15, fHipHip1.pri, whole genome shotgun sequence, the genomic stretch cgagtgtttgtgtgtgtgtgtgtgtgcctgccgCTGTCtatcttctcttttctttttttcttccttttgtgAGTGTATCTGCCCCTTCATCTCCCCTCTCACCATCCGTCACAAAGCTGTAGTCCTTGGCTCGACCACTCAAGGTCGTTTCCACGGAGACCTCGGTCCTGGGGGGCTGCGTGTATGACCGACTGTGGGCTAATAGGGGGCAGGGTGAGTCAGGTCTGGGCTCCAAGAATACCGTGGGctccctctccagcagcaggttcacCACCTATGGGGgaataggatgcaaacacacacacaatagtgTATTGCAAAAATGATACAGTTACAGTACAGTCTTATATATGATTTACAGTAGCTCAGTAACTGAAACTACTTCAGTGAGGTTATTCAAGAATTGATTCCTGGTTGGAGAAAATCTATATTTACTGAGGATGGGAAAAAGGACCAGAACGAGACTTGAGGCATAAATCTCAGCGTACTCTTTGTTTGGATACACAGCACAAGATATGTTGTTTAAAGCAGTTTCTCCTGGAgatgacacacactgtactgataataatcatatcagcatgtaaatgtgttgtattgcatgtgcatgtttgcggccatgtgcatgtgtgtgtatgcgtgtgtgcatACCTCCCCAGTCCTCTTCAGGCACTCGACAGCTTGATGGTGACTCACGGCCCTCAGGTTGGCTCCGTCAACCTCCAGCAGTCTGTCACCTGTCATATGCACAAACGCAAATCTCATCATCATTAGCAACATCAATACATAAacgttttttgtgtgtgcgtgcgtgcgtgcgtgcgtgcgtgcgtgtgtgtggggctAACGGGCACGTCAACAAATTCAACAGTCGCTCCTGCTCATTGAagcatgaacacagacacatcaatGCTCCAGCAGAACAGACGTATACAAATAActgacagaataaacaaagcatGACTATATAACAAAAAGCCTTGAGAACAGCTTTACTACTCCTTTATAAGTAAAATAAAGAGCATGGACACAATCCACATTCAGTTATTCTATATTCTGTTCAAAGAAGTTGAAAAATCTTTGCGCCCTTTTGTACAAACTCCATCAAACAATAATGTTCAATGTGTCATGATTCACAAAGTTGTCATCACATCATTTGAGGATGACGCAAATGTATTGGGAGaactgtatgtgtttttttctatctttatttaagAGCACAATccttcagtttgagagcaggactgattttatattcacattttgtGATGCTCTCGCtcaaaaccattttttaaaaatgtgactgAACGTCACTCGctttcacttcttcttccttctttaTCAGAGGCTGCACAAAATCAAACCTTCACAGAGACAGTTTGTTTCTGGCGGCCAGCTGATGACATGttaacttgaaaaataaaaagataatcaTACCAATCTGAATGCGTCCGTCCTGCTCTGCAGCGCCCCCTAGCACCAGACTCTTGATGTAGATGCCTCCATATCGCACGTTGGTGTTTATTCCTCCCTTTTGGCAAGAAAGATTACAAACAGTTGTCAGCGTTGCAAATGGCCTCGAATAACCGCACCACTGACTCCATTGGGAAGGATCCAAGTTGCTTAGCGTCCTCACTTGTTACCTACTGGCCTTTCCCAGTTAGTCCCGTAAATCGCTTTGGCTGAGCTGATGCAAGGCAAGGAAGCAATGTCACTACGGTCTTGGCAcaattaactttttaaatgCCAACATTGCATGGGACACACGACCCTCTACCTAAACACAGTAGCAGTGTCTCAGCTTCCCTTCTCCCGCTTCTTTAGTTATagtgaggagcagagaaaacaatcaGAATCAACTCAAACTCCTATAGAGAGGGACAAATGACATAAACTCAATTGAATCACTCACAGCAACGCTGATGCCGAGACTGCCACTGCTCTTCATTAGCTCCACTATGAACCGCTCGCTGCTCTTCAGACTAATGACTGAGGGAGACCTGGAACACAGATCCTGAAAAAGAGTGAGAAAGAGGTAAACAGTTACAAAAATgaagatttagatttaaaaagaaataaatgaggTGAAGATTGCAGTTGTTTTCAGGAAACCTCTGATGCAGGACAATGACAACAAGTTTTATCACATTAATCAGAGCTCTTAATCCATTTATCAATTAGCACTGGTTGAAGACTTATCAGCTCGGACCACATGTTGAATTGTTCTGTGGAAACAAAGTCACGTATCTCGAACTGTAGCTGAGAGCTGGCTCTGACCTGGGCGTCGTGTATTCTCACGACAGGAATGTGAAGTCTCCTGTTCTTCTTGGGGGTCGCCATGTTGGACAGACTGATGGCCTCCTCCAGTTCCTCCACGACCTGGCGGTACTCTGTGCCGCTCAGCGTGGTCTGTGACCCGAAGCTCCTCTCCAAAGCCAAACCCATTGTACTTTGACTCAGGGAACTCCTACGGTCCCTCAGAGTCTCTGATAGGAAAACAACTGGACGTCAGtatgtgtgtcacatgattgaCATTGATTACTTCCACCAAGAAGATCGTTTTCGGCTGTTTATTGGTTGGTTtctaagcaagattatgcaaaaacgacTAAACGGATTACCTTGAAATTTAGTGAAAGGATGCAGTATGGATCAGGGAAAAAGCCATAcaaatttggtgcggatccaggaatttgcAAGATAGGGcgggttttgttttttgtttttacattttaactgatttcccagggaataattcatgaatcttgatttaaagaaaaccaGGGTTATAAGGGGAGTGGAGCTTGACTGAAtataaggggactattgggccttggcagaggtatgtgcttgAATGTTAACATAACTAAACTTTTCAGACAGTGCAGGCAGCGATGAGCAGATCTTACGTTTAGGCTGGGACACAATGAGCTCCACCTCTTCAGGGCTGGTTTGTAAGATGGCAGCAGCGTCACTGAATGTCACTCCCTCCAAACTAATCTTGTTTAGAGATATGAGACGTCcccctgaaagaaaaacaaactaatcaTTATAAAATCCTTGTTGTTGGTTCACGTGTTAAGCTACAAAAAGCCAGCATCTGTGTTTCCAGTTCTCATGTGATGCTGCGGCTCCTTACCGTGTTTGATTCGTCCATCTCTGTCCGCAGGCCCGTCAGGCACAATGGAAGCTATGAAGATCCCAAGGTCAAGTTTACCCGTGCTGTCCTCTCCCACGATCACAAAGCCTGAAACAGGaccagagaggaagacaaaagtCTCCTGTTAAAGAATCTGAATAGGCGTCGCTCTGCTCATTAATTTTAAATCACAGTTTGGCTTGATAAACTCACCGAAGCCCAGTTTGGGATCTTTCTTCAAGGTCACACagactatctctctctctggtggGGTCCTGGTTGGTGTATCCACTGTAAAGTACATGTTAGACAAATGATAAATAGGCcactgtaaatgtatttatatatattcttttgtggtttttaatttCTTCAGACTTTTTGGAttctttaaattttttaattCCAAATCACCTACTCCTTATGTCTTGGACAAgataagatttaaaaacataGTTAAATACgtgcaaacaacacacagaaaggcccctGCTGGCTGGAAAGGGTCAAAGCAAGGACCTTTCTTGTGAGTGAACAGTGAGCCACCATGACACCCTGATTTGAACATACAGATGAGGCCTATAGAAAAATCATATCGATTAACATAACAAATGCAGATGCATATTGTCACGAGGGGCCCTTGAATGATTcgaatatgaaaatgttttaccttTGCTTATGCTTTCACCCCTGAACgtttgttggtttttatgtttgttggTAAGCAAGGTTATGCAAAAACTATTACCACGAAACTCGATGCAACGATGTTGTACGGGTCAGGaaagaagatttttttctttgacgTTCTTAAACGTTGTGAGATCAGgctttttttttgacattttcactgatttcccagggaatatgtcatgaatcttaatgaaaaaatctGGTATTTTTAGAGGACTCCTATTTATACTTGTGTGCAATTGTGCagtttggttgaatttaaggggattgatgggccttggtggaggtatgctcTCTACTGTGTGCCACTCTCGATTtccgtgtgtgttttctgaaaggAGGTGAGTTTAGGTATCCACCTCGTACGGAGGAAGAGGCATCAGAGTCCTGCTTATGTAGCGAAACACTGGACATCATCCTGGGAATCGGCTCTGGAGCGCTGCAACGCATGCAAAGTAGCATTTAGCCAATCTCTGTTACTATTTTTCAGTAATAACAATATGAATGTTAACATCAACAAGTGCTACCTCCAACACTGTTGATCCTTCATGTCCCTGAGCTCTCCTGTCTCAGGGGGCTCTTTGTTCAGCTCTCTGctcatctctctcctcatctctctctgctgGCGGAGTCGAGCCTCCAGCTTGGCTGTCAGGTCGTCACAGGACTTGGAGAGGAGGTCTGGATGACCAGGGGTCATGCCCACATGGTTCAACATGCCCTCCGAGCAGGACATCCGCTTCAGGTTCAAGTTACGACCCCCGTAGACAGACATGTACTTGTCTAAGTGTTCATCTGGAGAAACAGAAGACAAATCTTGACTGTAACCCTTGTGTGCTCATTTCAATACCAATCTGCACAGTCACTGAAATGTTCCCACCTGGTATCATGGTGTGGTTAAGTTGTCGTGACGTCATCTCGCTGTGAAACTTGTGCTGTGCCGAGCAAAGGTTCAGGAGGTACTGTGCTATTTTTGTGCTCTCTGTAATAAAACTGTGCTTTTTCCCACTGGGCCCGCCGCACTCGATTATCAGCTTACGCCGCTGGAAGACAGACATCGTACATTTACTTTGAGCTTCATGACCAAATGAATATCTTACAAAGCAAACTCTGAATGAGATGCCACTTATTCCTTTACCCCAGTGGATATGGAGTCAGTTTCCCTCCAGAGAAAACGCCTGATGACGGTGCGCATGTGGTTCCTCATCTCGTACACAATGATGCCTTTGACACAGATGCCCAGCACCAGCTCTCCCACCAAtggccttttctctctccccacaCGGTGGAATATAATCCCATACTCAGGTAGCTGCTGGGCAATCTGAGAGGCACACAGTTTTGAATGTAGCTTCTTCTAGCAAACTTCAGAATTACAGGCAGTGTAACAATAGGAGTGtcgtcaaaataaaagcaaacagtAGTTACTCTTTCATAAATTAGGCATTTTTAGACACGAAAAAGGGCAATGGACAAAGTGGGACACTCGATTATGgaatctgtttttgtgtgtgagtggatgcATTTGCAGTCTAGCTACCCTTAAATACTCTGTTTCTGCCTCTTCGGGCAGCATCTGGGCATGACTTGCATGTAGTCTTGGCAACTCCTCCTTGACACTGGGCAGGGCCAGCTTCTCCAGCATCCTCGTGGACACATAATGCTCTGGCTGGTAATAATTCTTCCCGTACAACTGAAAAAGAACCAAGTACGCCGCTGTGACACGCTCTCATAGATGATGCTGGTATTCAAAGATAAAAGGTGAACGTTCTTTTTCGTTTTTTATCCTTGGTACCTCTGACATGTAATCCCCAAACTCCGCCTGCAGAGCGAGAGCGGCGAGGAACAGGCCTGTCTCCTCATTGCAGTAAAGCCTGTCCTCCATGATATCCTTACGCAGCTGTAAGTAGTACTGGTGCCGAGTCAGTCTGTGCCTGCGGTGCGGGAAAAAAGATGAagtgaaaagcagcaaatgtttTTCGGAACAATGCATAGTAAAACTCCAAATGGGTTGACTGTACTTACAAAACGAaggaaatgtcatcaacaaAAAATTTCACGCGAAGAAACACCAAAAAGGAGGATATCTGCCCTTTTTTCCAACTGTCTGGTGCAACTTTGGAGATTTTTGTTTCATGGTCCAAAAAGAAATACTCATCATCTGCAGAATGAAAAAGGAGGAAACTTCTAAACAACAGCGAAACAGCCTTAAAGATTTCACCCTTCATGCCAGTTGCAAGGGCATAATTTTTGTTGGATCATgaatattttgaaatgatttttaatttgcatgtttttgaAGTGCAACGAATGCAATCAAGGTTATAGGTTCCATGTAGTATGTCCCTTACCATCTAGGAAGGCAAGACCAAAGTAGAAGTGCTCCACCAAGTTTGCATGAGCCACCACCATGTCAAACACATCTCTTGCTTTGGACTTAATGTCACAGCGGACCACCACGTACTGTCCGTTAGGCAGCACCACAGTCAGCTCTCTCTGAGACGAACATGAACGGCCCTTTCTGGACTGTGATGTacgagcacaaacacactgacacacatgcacatagaaAAGACCCCCTACCAACATTCACATGCATGCACCTGAATATATAAAACACTGCACATGCAGCTATGCGAACAGACATAGTTTAGCATgcagttaaagttaaaaattGTGTGAAAAACAGTTGTACATtaaaactgatcagaaacagaTAGAAGCAGAGGAAATCATGAATTTACCACAATGGATCCTGGAAGCTCGAGAATAGTTTGTTGCTCGTCTGGCATTCTTACGAATTCAGGACCCAAAGcctgacaaaataaacattcataataaaaacacaatcgACTTTTATGCTTCACGAAAAAACTCCACTCTTGTTCACCTAAAATACTGTATTCCAGCATCCCTACCGCAGAAGCTATACTTGCAATCCaggtcaacaacacacacacacagttacagcATTAATCTATCTCTGCCCCTACCTTGGCTTTCCTCTGGCTCAGGCTGAGTGAGGACTCGCTGAAGGTGATAGAGGGACTGTGAGATCTGCCTGACATTTTGGGAGAGACGTCATGGTGGGGGCTCCTACCAAGCCAACTGCAGTTGCTGTCCCTGTGACGAACCCCGCGAGGGAGtctgagagggggagagaaaggagaggagaggagagggaggtgggggaaGGACGGACGCGGTGATAAGTGAGTTGGAAAAGTTAAAATCTGAGACAATGTCATGTCCGCCTCAAAGTTAGAACGGACAGTAAGAGAGGGGAACGTGAAAAATGGTTGGATTTGCCTCTGCTGACACGCACACGTATATATACAATAACTCTGAAGCTGGAGAATCCTTTTCTATCTTCAGTACTGACAGTAACCATGTCCACATGTAGAGCTATATTCCCATATTAACCATATAAAGACAATAGAATAAGACTCTGCcttgtaaacagcattttctgattaacctgaataaggtcgTACTCAAAATAACCAATAATTAAATGAAGAAGTGGAGTATTATAATATTAGTCTTATTATGTGGACATGTATACGTCTTAATCGTATTATAACGTCCTAATGGAGTTTTCGCAGCATTTTGCAGCATCGACATGTTCAGCAGCTACCAAATGCTTGACgttaacatgtaaacaacaagTGCAACATGTGCTCTCTGACAtgtaaacaaaggaaaaaaggaaTCTTCTATCAGCAACTTATGTTAACATCATAAATATATCCATGTAACCATAGTCAATGTGTATGGGTGTGTAAATATACAACATACCTGTCCAAAGAGGATTGGTACAATGGTGTGGGAGAGCTCCTTGGTCTTTGTCTCCAAGGTCTCTGAGATAAACTCCCTTAAATCACACATAAAATGAGCACGTTGTCAGAATAAGCACATTACTGTTGGGGCAAATACATTTAAGTATAAAAATTTGCATTTAATAGCTAAAGATTAAATCTCACATCATAGTATAGGACTTTATAAAGTAGATAAACAAGACAAATCATTATGTCAGCCTTCTTTCTACCATTCTGGGCCTTCTTTCAAATGTCTGTTCCCTTTGCGTACCTGACTTTGAGTCAGAGTCTGTCGAGTATCTTCTCCCTTCAGGACTGCCCTCGCTGACGTCTGAAAATGGCCCTCTCTTCCCTGTCAAGCAGGTAAGAGATGAGAGATGACAGCCATGTTTGATTCGTGTCCGTCTCGGTGCTCTACTGAGATGCTGAGGCATTTGGACAGAGCTGGGGCTGAGGCAGAGGCTTTAGCTTGGAGCATTCACACTCGGTATCTGATTATTGGCTCTCACAGGACCCTAATCCTGGGCTTGCTTTGGGTTAAGATTTTAATCCAGTTGACCTGTACACTATCTTGAGTCAAAAGGCAATGAAGGCAGCTATTTTATGTAGGTGATAGtttcatttttacagatttgtttATAATGCCGAACTAAATAGAAGTAATAGAGAAAAACAGGATAATCCCATGCAATACATATAATACAAGTTTATTGTTATGTTGCCAAATATCCCAGGATAAGAATTGAGGCTTACAATAGTATCGTCCCTGTTTCTTTTTGTGATATCATTTGTACTGGACTCACCATGAAGTCTCTCTCTGATCATCTGGCTTCTGCCACTCAAAGGGACATTACTGTCTGGCAAAGAGCCTCCATGGTCCATCTGGAAGAAAGGAAACCACCACTAGTTAAAGcaattttttgttgttttttgtcattcCTAAGATTCTTATGCAGTATGGCTTCAAACAAGCTGAAGCGCTCACAGACAAGAGTGTACTCAGATATCTAGACTCACCGATTCATGAAaaacctcctccaccagctgtCGGATGACTTTGGTGGGCGACGGCAGGACGGAGGCTTTGTGCTGAGATTCGCAGGCTTCCAGGATGGAGTTGAGATTGACCCTGCGGTGGGCCAGGTCCTCACACAtgctgaggaggaggctgtTCAGATGGTCGCTCAACTGGACTGGCTGAAGTGAATGAACGTGGAGAAATATTTATACCTGAGGCGTGAGACTCAGATGACAGTAtatcaaatatcacagcaaTGTTTACGGGCGTCCCACCTGATTTTGAGGTAGGTGAAAATCAACTGACCAGTAGAGAGTCATTCCCAGTGAGTACACCAGCATCTGTACAACAAAATGACCTGATTAAGCACAATGCAAATATTGCTAAATGAGACATTGCTGCTAAATATGTCCACCAAGGACGTTACGTTTaagtctgcatttgtttgtttgtctgatactTAACAGGATCACATAGAAACCAATGGACGGATTATCACaatacttggtggaaggatgtgatatggttCATCTGTCAACATtgtctttgatttctcagagaatatatatatacatatatatatatatatatatatatatatataaaggcaGAAATATTCTTGATATATCCAAATGTCACATATTTTATGTACACAAGTTGATATATGCTGCAgcttttaaagtcttttttctCTATCTCTGGGTTATATAAATAGTACATGTTGCAATTATAAATTAATGTTGTAATTACAAGGCATTTGATTACTTTCCTGTATGGACTAAGTTCTTTTTATGAGTTATTTCTGAGTTTTTTCAACTCGATTTCATAACTTTGGTTGCTGAAGTGCAGAATCGGGGGCAGCGTTTCCTTTACTCGGCCACTAGATGGCGAAATTATACCTTAGTCTGCAACTCCTGACATCCTGAGATTTTACACACCAAGGAATAAGACACATCAGGAAATGACCTGTAATCAATGCAAGTAGCTGCAGGGTTTAGAGTTACTGCtcataaaaaaaacctgagtTATACGATGCTCTTTAGCGTTTGACAAGTCTGTGATCAACTCTAACGTGAGGCCTCGGCACAGAGAAGAGGATGTGAGCACTGACCCTCTCTATGGCAGGTTTGGTTGAGCTGGCACGGCCCTGCAGCATCTCCGGAGCGGTGAAGGTGGACACGTCGTCTGATAGGCCGCAGTTCTTAAATGCTAAGGTACCAGTGGCTGACAGCAGCAAGGAGGTGGGGCTTATGATGTTACACATATTGTTGTGGCCTAAAAGAAGAGTAGGAAGGCCATAAGATATAATGATGCTGTGGAGAAGTCACATTGAGGGAAACTGAAGAACTGCAGGATGTTGATCGAATGTTTATAGCGTATGCAGATTGAAATAAAAGCCTGGGGTATGCTGCTAACATTCAGACATGGCGTACAGTACAAAGGGATATCGAAAGTGCTTTACCCTTATAGGAGACATCCACTAAAGACTCTGCAGTGCCCAGCAGCAGGGACcagacctcctcctccagcagaggTCCCCCTCGTGCCTCCAGTACCTCAGCTAATGTGACAAATGTGCTGCTCATCCTGCACACATTCctgcacacagaggaaacacacagacacacagacacacacacacacacacacacacacacacacacacacacacacacacacacacacacacacacacacacacacacacacgtgtaaacCCAAACCATCCCTTATTATTCAAATATTCTGAAAGAGAGGTTTAATTTTTCTGGCTTTTTCTATGTACGTGAGAAAATGTCTTATGTGACTTTCACATGGAAACAATAAATGGGCCTATTCTATTTTGAGCTGTGTTTCTTTGCTGGGTGTCTCTAACACTTCTACCTCTTTATCACATCTCTGTGAAACTGTTGCTCTTAATGTCAGCTTCGACTTTGTCTTCACAGATTGGTTTTGAGATGACACCTCTGAGAAACTTCACCGAAGAAAACACAGTCCTCTGCACTGGACCCTGATTAGATTATCTTAGTCTGTAAGTCTtactgcctctttctctctctctctctctctctgcccctcccATTTCGTAATAGGCTTTCATCTGACCTGAGGGTGGTTCTGAGGGAGCGGCGCTTTCTGGCACCAAAGCAACCGTGTCATGATCCCATGTTAGCTCGTTGTCACATATTACCACCACGTATTACCACCAACTATATCCAGTCGAGAATGTGGAGGGGGGCACTAGACTGAGTTTACGGAACGATTACGCATGAAAAAAGCATGGATTTCGCAGGTTCAGATCATTGCAATAAGAGAAAACACATCCAATATTGTTCTAAAAGACTGTGCATTGTTTTATCGATGAACACCGAGACTTGAAAGCAAATTGTCGTCGTAGAAGATTTCTATTACTATGGAACTTTGAGGTAACTACTAACTGAAGTTGGGGCTCAGACGGCAGAAATAACTGAGTCCAAGAAATCCTTTAGAGCATTTCCGACCTTGGGTTAAAGTTTTGACGACATGAGGATAATACTTTTAGCGAAAGATGTATTATTTCGGGTTAAAGCGTTCACCTCAGTtttctcaaacaaacaaaaggcagAATGCGGCTGTTTCTCGTGGACGTTCCAGTCCGAGAAACCCAACCGTCCTGCTTTTCATTCCACCGGAtctgttcttctctttttcttctttctcctctgaaTGTTTTCAGTAATACAATACAGTAGGTTGCTGCTCGCTGCCGGCCCAACACAGTGAAGCCCATACTGAACGAAGCAACACGCTCCCACTGATACAAACCAACCCAAttactttagttactttagGCCCGATTAAATCCTTCACTTGAACCTGATGTTATCCTCAGCTCATGACACCCAGATTGTCCAGCGAACACGAGCAAAGCCTCGGAAGATTAGACgtgtgacaaaaaaaaccaacaacttCTTAAATTACGAGGTTATGGTGTCTCCTAAATCTGTACAGGGCCATTTAAATAACCAATTAAACTAATAGTGATGATAAGACTATCCTGCATCCCTCAACACTGGTTTGTTGGTACGATAGAAGGGATtgaggaagaaggaaaacatccatccatcccacccATCTACTTTTGAGCAAATCTTCTTGAAAAgtggtttaaaaatgtaatgtaatgtcatgAAGCCATATTATACGGCAGGGAACCAACAACCTGCCAAATGGTTACCACTTACGTTGACACCAGTCTGTCATGTGTTACTGGATTTCTGGTGGGAGGGGCTGCTGGGTGCGTGATATCCATATGTACCTTTGGATGTGTCGATTGGCTAGACACAGTCTGACCTCTCCTGC encodes the following:
- the ptpn20 gene encoding FERM and PDZ domain-containing protein 2 isoform X3, whose amino-acid sequence is MSSTFVTLAEVLEARGGPLLEEEVWSLLLGTAESLVDVSYKGHNNMCNIISPTSLLLSATGTLAFKNCGLSDDVSTFTAPEMLQGRASSTKPAIERMLVYSLGMTLYWSVDFHLPQNQPVQLSDHLNSLLLSMCEDLAHRRVNLNSILEACESQHKASVLPSPTKVIRQLVEEVFHESMDHGGSLPDSNVPLSGRSQMIRERLHGKRGPFSDVSEGSPEGRRYSTDSDSKSGSLSQRPWRQRPRSSPTPLYQSSLDRLPRGVRHRDSNCSWLGRSPHHDVSPKMSGRSHSPSITFSESSLSLSQRKAKALGPEFVRMPDEQQTILELPGSIVSRKGRSCSSQRELTVVLPNGQYVVVRCDIKSKARDVFDMVVAHANLVEHFYFGLAFLDDDEYFFLDHETKISKVAPDSWKKGQISSFLVFLRVKFFVDDISFVLHRLTRHQYYLQLRKDIMEDRLYCNEETGLFLAALALQAEFGDYMSELYGKNYYQPEHYVSTRMLEKLALPSVKEELPRLHASHAQMLPEEAETEYLRIAQQLPEYGIIFHRVGREKRPLVGELVLGICVKGIIVYEMRNHMRTVIRRFLWRETDSISTGRRKLIIECGGPSGKKHSFITESTKIAQYLLNLCSAQHKFHSEMTSRQLNHTMIPDEHLDKYMSVYGGRNLNLKRMSCSEGMLNHVGMTPGHPDLLSKSCDDLTAKLEARLRQQREMRREMSRELNKEPPETGELRDMKDQQCWSAPEPIPRMMSSVSLHKQDSDASSSVRVDTPTRTPPEREIVCVTLKKDPKLGFGFVIVGEDSTGKLDLGIFIASIVPDGPADRDGRIKHGGRLISLNKISLEGVTFSDAAAILQTSPEEVELIVSQPKQTLRDRRSSLSQSTMGLALERSFGSQTTLSGTEYRQVVEELEEAISLSNMATPKKNRRLHIPVVRIHDAQDLCSRSPSVISLKSSERFIVELMKSSGSLGISVAGGINTNVRYGGIYIKSLVLGGAAEQDGRIQIGDRLLEVDGANLRAVSHHQAVECLKRTGEVVNLLLEREPTVFLEPRPDSPCPLLAHSRSYTQPPRTEVSVETTLSGRAKDYSFVTDENTHDVVLKKSLSGLGFSFYISQLHSGQDRGSIVRIKRLFPGQPALESGLLREGDVILSVNREPLKDLSYQRVLFLLRGAPSEVHLLICRPGPGVLYDADGNTLTPASTREARSHSLDIRLGEDYSQLLKFQYDVNIAAQKQAPTQDEDVTITAEKNPEPPAAPAPPESLDCEVQVNQSPPSPPRLPPSPTSPPSPVSPASPASPTSPASQTSGSPPAPTESRSTTRNPDEQQEVGGKKKRRDDGEEVATTSSSTVILMDVCPKTASNSVYASGVREEADGSVTYCLVGNGLTIMADEEYLTISSTLEPPHSFPSGLATHNPTPNLIGSQTSNSSSGFSSQNPNLCPHVSATTIPPLGLSADTPTTCTLAHPSQPLTTQPPKAKHHPIQQGLSHYIAFPESSRPVVPQPQPPAPPQTPITAQIIPSVPHCVSPPAPTLPPTVLPAPAQSHMQPREEPEKKERDYKNDDYEEEDEEEEESRRKGMVKEFEMTVVLTKSRSGSFGFTITRSKLDNCYYIQEILDNPAKADGRLRAGDRLVTVNGHDVTSVADDYAMTILRSSPRRLSMTLGRAVTNLVAPPPCDNLPDIVLYKTTSGQLGIKLTGGIGSKWQGIYCLEVVPGSPASEEGSVQPNDKIIYICGRCTLGMTLEDAVKACEIAPRKVKLKIIREDQPVNPRAKWNGLFDWKKERKSFTRFEEPVSPDKDSPTEEAEVVCRTAAKFRCLSLSQEQDSCIMQVEFSKPDGGGFGFALVGGTNGSMLRVREICSGGVAEQDGRLRVGDILLEVNGVIVSGLSHSKVVDILRKAEGSVQLTICRDILPLTYSESPPPPNMSSQTEAILAEQPASETRSSPDVMVKRPVEHPPEATSSPVIKETTVVLTSPPPPPRRLTIVTDEVEIIPSVDQESCNSTPSHQACCPSLNVTDMLHGASDRWKGRRDRKLSLA